One region of Manduca sexta isolate Smith_Timp_Sample1 unplaced genomic scaffold, JHU_Msex_v1.0 HiC_scaffold_872, whole genome shotgun sequence genomic DNA includes:
- the LOC115443738 gene encoding LOW QUALITY PROTEIN: trans-1,2-dihydrobenzene-1,2-diol dehydrogenase (The sequence of the model RefSeq protein was modified relative to this genomic sequence to represent the inferred CDS: deleted 1 base in 1 codon) — MTIRWGIVTAGKISNDFVNAFNTYPDKGDQVIVAVAARNKDRAAEFAKIHNIEKVFDSYQLLAVCDDIDVAYIGALNPDHYELTKMFLENGKHVLCEKPMCLNYKQVASLVKIAKSKKLFLMEAVWSRFAPAYLALEEDIKSGKLGEVKFVEVNFGVPIEKSERVSKKELGGSALLDIGIYTLQFAQFIFKDKPKKVTAVGDLNEDGVDEVDTVILEYDGGRRAVLNMHTKVKLWNKATVVGTKGRATVQEPFHFPNTLIDVDGKEKQFSLHTSSLPYNFANSAGLVYQALEVERCIREGLLESPRMTHNDSLILAKLEDTIRKQVGVHYDADDQEYP, encoded by the exons ATGACCATTCGCTGGGGTATCGTTACTGCTGGAAAGATCAGCAATGACTTCGTCAACGCATTCAATACTTATCCCGATAAAGGCGACCAAGTCATCGTCGCAGTAGCGGCTCGTAATAAGGATAGGGCTGCAGAGTTTGCA AAAATCCACAACATCGAAAAAGTTTTTGACTCATATCAACTATTAGCGGTCTGTGATGACATTG ATGTTGCATATATAGGAGCACTCAATCCCGACCATTATGAGCTGACCAAGATGTTTCTAGAAAACGGAAAGCATGTGCTTTGTGAAAAGCCAATGTGTTTGAACTACAAGCAAGTAGCCAGTTTGGTTAAAATAGCAAAGAGTAAGAAACTCTTCTTGATGGAGGCGGTATGGTCACGATTTGCCCCTGCATACCTAGCTTTAGAGGAAGACATAAAGTCTGGGAAACTTGGTGAAGTTAAATTCGTTGAAGTCAACTTCGGCGTGCCTATAGAAAAATCGGAAAGAGTAAG taAAAAGGAACTCGGCGGTAGCGCTCTTTTGGACATAGGCATATACACACTGCAGTTCGCtcaattcatttttaaagaCAAGCCTAAGAAAGTCACAGCAGTTGGAGATTTAAACGAGGATGGCGTGGATGAGGTCGATACTGTCATTTTAGAGTATGATGGAGGCAGGCGCGCTGTCCTTAATATGCATACTAAAGTCAAGTTGTGGAACAAAGCTACCGTCGTTGGAACTAAAGGCCGGGCTACG gttCAAGAGCCCTTCCACTTTCCTAATACATTGATTGATGTTGACGGAAAGGAGAAACAATTTTCACTACATACATCAAGCCTGCCATACAACTTTGCAAACAGTGCTGGACTAGTTTACCAAGCCCTCGAAGTTGAAAGATGCATACGAGAAG gttTACTGGAGTCGCCTCGCATGACACATAATGACAGCCTTATTCTGGCAAAACTGGAAGATACTATTCGAAAACAAGTGGGCGTTCATTACGATGCCGATGATCAAGAATACCCTTAG
- the LOC115443739 gene encoding LOW QUALITY PROTEIN: gem-associated protein 2 (The sequence of the model RefSeq protein was modified relative to this genomic sequence to represent the inferred CDS: inserted 1 base in 1 codon) — MSVKKCIYKDHKNEESDNLSSPCFQISSDVQLKEVPTNGEEYLLKVIQERKNISTVTKCDKDFSKFAKNQSCFVKELPHAEAPEQFKPTIEWQNIQVADFSDVRMYISRLLAKKSMWPNKLEKVEICENSIVGWKDFFAXKEPTLSCVLGLNHTLLDDGLEALSVIIEKTTPGDTIDHKIGQWIYAFLACTRQPLLSDTTSILRNLARKCAEIRSRINPEDENAKTAVGPLNIFICLVGRYFRQYDLAD; from the exons ATGTCAGTgaagaaatgtatttataaagatCATAAAAACGAAGAATCTGACAATTTATCATCACCATGTTTTCAAATTAGTTCTGACGTGCAACTCAAAGAAGTCCCAACGAATGGTGAGGAGTACCTTCTTAAAGTCATTCAGGAGCGTAAGAATATATCCACTGTGACAAAATGCGATAAAGACTTTTCAAAATTTGCTAAAAATCAATCGTGTTTTGTAAAGGAG TTGCCACATGCAGAAGCGCCAGAACAGTTCAAACCAACAATAGAATGGCAAAATATTCAAGTTGCAGACTTTTCAGATGTCCGCATGTATATATCACGATTACTAGCTAAAAAGTCTATGTGGCCAAACAAACTTGAAAAGGTAGAAATATGTGAAAACAGTATAGTGGGATGGAAGGACTTCTTTG AAAAAGAGCCAACTTTGTCTTGTGTTCTTGGTTTAAACCACACTCTTTTGGATGATGGTTTAGAAGCACTTTCAGTTATTATTGAGAAAACAACCCCAGGCGACACAATAGATCATAAAATAG GACAATGGATATATGCATTCTTAGCATGTACAAGGCAACCACTTCTTTCAGACACCACAAGTATATTACGAAATTTAGCTAGAAAGTGTGCAGAAAttag gtcTAGGATAAATCCAGAGGATGAAAACGCAAAAACTGCAGTTGGAccgttgaatatttttatatgtttagtagGTCGGTACTTTAGACAATACGATTTAGCAGATTAG
- the LOC119193664 gene encoding probable RNA helicase armi encodes MRAYDIPKAFLIRCQEYLGLEIKGLSEKRPSLIQGDRVIVKDVWNPNASNYEGYIHVVKGDMVLMKFHQQFHESYSGSDVSIEFHFSRMSYRRAHQAINLALSNLGVDVLFPSRVLSRTPQLTREALDNVSWFNKNLNVEQKLAITNVLLGECRPLPYCIYGPPGTGKTVTVIEAILQILSLLPDSRILVATPSNSAANLVTERLIQYSNVFSGSVVRLLAAHLVGSDSIPDIIRPFCATLDIARENTVKSRHVVENGINLNCQTSFIGRHRVTIGTCYNIGTLAQMGLPKGHFTHVIVDEAGQATEPEIMIPLTFTDKENGQIILAGDPMQLGPVIMSRYCKEFGMDESYLSRILDTFPYQKDFDAYNNGYNNKLVTRLIDNYRSLKEILTLPSAMFYDASLVEKIERSQPWITEMLNVVSEIFGSNEKATGGIYVYGIKGCNMRAEDSPSWYNPQEASMLALTVCKLYKKNIKPTDIGVIAPYIAQIKYIRMLFDAMGLPQAKIGTVEEFQGQERPIILISTVRSTEAHLFEDQRNTLGFVKNPKRLNVAITRAQVAAIVFCDPTLLSRDPLWQRVVKYAVENDKYIGCDLPYECQQHGQ; translated from the exons atgagAGCTTATGACATACCAAAAGCATTTTTGATTAGGTGCCAAGAATATCTGGGCCTTGAAATTAAGGGTCTGTCTGAGAAACGACCATCTTTGATCCAAGGGGATAGAGTAATAGTCAAAGATGTTTGGAACCCTAATGCATCCAATTATGAAGGTTACATTCATGTCGTCAAGGGTGATATGGTATTAATGAAGTTTCATCAACAATTTCACGAATCTTATAGCGGGAGCGATGTATCTATTGAATTTCATTTTAGTAGAATGTCTTATAGAAGAGCGCATCAAGCGATCAATTTAGCTCTTTCCAATTTGGGGGTAGATGTATTATTTCCATCTCGTGTTTTATCTCGAACGCCACAGCTTACACGTGAGGCATTAGACAATGTCTCatggtttaataaaaatttaaatgtggAACAAAAATTAGCTATTACTAACGTATTATTGGGGGAGTGTCGTCCTTTACCTTATTGTATATACGGGCCACCAGGTACAGGGAAAACAGTTACTGTGATAGAagcaatattacaaatattaagcCTCTTACCTGACAGCAGAATTCTCGTAGCCACCCCATCAAACAGTGCAGCTAATTTAGTCACGGAAAGACTTATACAATATAGCAATGTTTTTTCGGGATCTGTTGTTCGGCTCCTTGCAGCCCATTTAGTCGGTTCTGACAGTATACCCGATATCATAAGACCATTTTGTGCCACACTTGACATAGCTAGAGAAAACACAGTAAAATCGAGGCATGTTGTGGAGAATGGTATCAATTTGAACTGTCAGACCTCATTTATTGGGCGGCATCGTGTTACAATTGGAACGTGTTATAATATTGGAACGTTAGCACAGATGGGTCTTCCAAAAGGCCATTTTACCCATGTCATAGTAGACGAAGCCGGTCAAGCGACAGAACCAGAAATTATGATACCTTTAACATTCACTGACAAAGAAAATGGACAGATAATTCTAGCCGGCGATCCAATGCAGCTGGGACCAGTGATTATGTCAAGATATTGTAAAGAATTTGGCATGGACGAATCTTATTTGAGTAGGATACTCGATACATTCCCATACCAAAAAGATTTCGATGCCTATAATaatggatataataataaattagtaacaaGATTGATAGATAACTACAGGTCGTTGAAGGAGATTTTGACTCTGCCAAGTGCAATGTTTTACGATGCGTCTTTGGTGGAAAAAATAGAAAGGTCACAGCCCTGGATTACAGAAATGTTAAATGTTGTTTCCGAGATATTTGGTAGCAACGAAAAAGCCACTGGTGGTATTTATGTGTATGGCATAAAAGGATGTAATATGAGAGCTGAAGACAGTCCTTCTTGGTACAATCCTCAAGAGGCATCCATGCTAGCATTAACAGTTTGTAAACTctacaagaaaaatataaagccgaCAGACATTGGAGTTATAGCACCATATATAGCACAG ataaagTATATTCGTATGTTGTTCGACGCAATGGGGCTGCCTCAGGCTAAAATTGGTACAGTTGAAGAATTCCAGGGACAAGAACGGCCCATTATTCTTATATCAACGGTTAGGTCAACTGAAGCGCATTTATTCGAAGACCAAAGGAATACTCTAGGTTTTGTCAAGAATCCCAAAAGACTGAATGTCGCAATTACTAGAGCGCAAGTAGCTGCAATCGTATTTTGCGATCCAACGCTGTTATCTCGAGATCCTTTGTGGCAAAGAGTAGTAAAGTATGCTGTTGAAAACGACAAATACATTGGATGCGATTTGCCCTATGAGTGTCAACAACATggacaataa